The proteins below are encoded in one region of Chitinophagales bacterium:
- a CDS encoding cytidine/deoxycytidylate deaminase family protein, producing the protein MSSEVYKRPSWDEYFMEVMDAISKRATCGRGRSGCVIAKENQLLVTGYVGSPVGLPHCDEVGHQMKKVVHEDGNTTEHCVRTVHAEQNAICQAAKRGVSLEGSTLYCRMTPCRTCAMLIINCGIKRVVCQRKYHAGGESEAMFLEAGIKLEYFHEEVQQYEK; encoded by the coding sequence ATGAGCAGCGAAGTTTACAAGCGCCCAAGCTGGGACGAATACTTTATGGAAGTAATGGATGCCATTAGCAAACGGGCAACCTGTGGCAGAGGGCGGAGCGGATGCGTAATTGCCAAAGAAAACCAATTGTTGGTTACAGGCTACGTAGGCTCTCCGGTAGGGCTGCCGCATTGCGATGAAGTAGGTCACCAAATGAAAAAAGTAGTACACGAAGATGGCAACACTACCGAGCATTGCGTGCGCACCGTACATGCCGAGCAAAATGCCATTTGCCAAGCTGCCAAAAGAGGTGTTTCTTTAGAAGGCTCTACACTATATTGCCGTATGACACCGTGCCGCACTTGCGCCATGCTCATAATCAACTGCGGAATAAAAAGAGTGGTTTGCCAACGGAAATACCACGCAGGTGGCGAGAGCGAAGCCATGTTTTTAGAGGCAGGAATAAAACTGGAATATTTTCACGAAGAAGTGCAGCAATACGAGAAGTAA
- the miaB gene encoding tRNA (N6-isopentenyl adenosine(37)-C2)-methylthiotransferase MiaB, with product MSDSLYNNEVAFELQPKKIDEARQGETLTLERPQHVISNGKKFYIESYGCQMNFSDSEVVASILAGAGFDSTSDFYEADLILINTCAIRDNAEQRIRHRLQHLNAVKKKKKASLVGVLGCMAERLKDKFLEEEKIVDIVCGPDAYRALPSMVEEAETGQKAVNVLLSREETYAEINPVRLNSNGVSAFISIMRGCDNMCAFCVVPFTRGRERSRNWKSIVNEAKELYERGYREVTLLGQNVNSYRFSEDEKLVGKKLVDAKYDERVVNFAKLLELVAQLAPDLRIRYSTSHPKDMTDDVLHVMAKYPNICKYIHLPVQSGSSRVLDAMNRTYDRSWYLNRIAAIRNILPDAAISTDIIAGFCSETEDEHQETLSLMDEVKYEMAYMFFYSERPGTVAAKKFKDDIPEDVKKRRLQEIVDMQMKHSLIRNQQDVGKTYEVLAEGVSHRSSEHLFGRNTQNKVVIFPKGNIQIGTYVQVKVTECTAATLKGEVVS from the coding sequence ATGAGTGATTCTTTGTATAATAATGAAGTAGCTTTTGAGCTTCAACCCAAAAAGATTGATGAAGCAAGACAAGGCGAAACGCTCACTTTAGAGCGCCCGCAGCATGTAATTTCTAACGGAAAGAAATTTTACATAGAAAGTTATGGCTGCCAAATGAATTTTTCGGACAGCGAAGTGGTGGCTTCTATTTTGGCAGGTGCCGGTTTCGATTCTACTTCAGATTTTTACGAAGCCGATTTAATTTTAATAAACACTTGCGCCATCCGCGATAATGCCGAGCAGCGTATTCGCCATCGCTTACAGCACTTAAATGCAGTTAAGAAAAAGAAGAAAGCCTCATTGGTGGGCGTGTTGGGTTGCATGGCAGAACGCTTGAAAGACAAGTTTCTGGAAGAAGAAAAAATAGTAGATATTGTTTGCGGACCCGATGCCTACCGCGCACTTCCGAGCATGGTAGAAGAAGCCGAAACAGGACAAAAAGCCGTAAACGTATTGCTTAGCCGCGAAGAAACTTATGCCGAAATAAATCCCGTTCGTTTAAACTCCAATGGCGTGTCGGCATTTATTTCCATTATGCGCGGTTGCGATAATATGTGTGCATTTTGCGTAGTGCCGTTTACACGCGGCAGGGAGCGGAGCCGCAACTGGAAAAGTATTGTAAACGAAGCAAAAGAACTATACGAGCGCGGCTACCGCGAAGTAACCCTGCTGGGGCAAAACGTAAACTCCTATAGATTTAGCGAAGACGAAAAACTGGTAGGAAAAAAATTGGTAGATGCCAAGTACGATGAGCGCGTAGTAAATTTTGCCAAGCTATTGGAATTGGTAGCTCAATTAGCACCGGACTTACGTATTCGCTACAGCACTTCGCACCCAAAAGATATGACAGATGATGTGTTGCACGTAATGGCAAAATATCCAAACATCTGCAAATACATTCACCTTCCGGTGCAAAGTGGCAGCAGTCGCGTATTAGATGCCATGAATAGAACCTACGATAGGAGTTGGTATTTAAACCGCATTGCCGCCATTCGCAATATACTGCCCGATGCCGCTATTTCAACCGATATTATAGCAGGTTTTTGCAGCGAAACCGAAGATGAACACCAAGAAACACTCAGCCTAATGGATGAAGTGAAATACGAAATGGCATATATGTTCTTTTACAGCGAGCGCCCGGGCACCGTGGCAGCCAAAAAATTTAAAGACGATATTCCTGAAGATGTTAAAAAACGAAGGTTGCAGGAAATTGTAGATATGCAAATGAAGCATTCGCTTATTCGAAATCAACAAGATGTTGGCAAAACCTACGAAGTGCTGGCAGAAGGGGTCTCGCACCGCAGTAGCGAGCACTTGTTTGGAAGAAATACGCAAAACAAAGTAGTGATATTTCCCAAAGGCAATATTCAAATTGGCACATACGTGCAAGTAAAAGTTACCGAATGCACAGCCGCCACGCTTAAAGGCGAAGTTGTTTCATAG
- a CDS encoding iron-containing alcohol dehydrogenase, with product MLGKLPKKRKLLSRFYLHGLYYSCYLKFQLENMIRQFNFPTVIRFGAGAVNELPAYLSTHKLSKPLLVTDPNVAQLSFFKKIVENLTAQGFKPEVFHNIHKNPVKSDVYNGTDAFDQTNSDCIIGVGGGAALDVARAIVLRVNHREELFKYDDLIGGDVYVTNDVPHFITIPTTSGTGSEVGRSAIIADDETHQKKILFSPKLLAKVVFADPELTYELPPFITAATGMDALTHNMEAFLAKNYHPICDGIALEGMKLIAGALEQAVNNPTPQSRADMLLGSMMGAIAFQKGLGVVHSLAHPLSSLLDTHHGLANAVNIPYGMQFNIAGFEDRFARMAQTIGLQEHTGEAVVNYLFELNTKVGIPHKLRDIGVKQEHIETLADLAFADFAHPNNPKPVSREDFKRLYEEAL from the coding sequence ATGCTGGGTAAGCTCCCCAAAAAAAGAAAATTGCTTTCTCGTTTCTACTTGCACGGATTGTATTATTCTTGCTATCTAAAATTTCAATTAGAAAACATGATAAGGCAATTTAATTTCCCAACAGTTATTCGTTTTGGAGCAGGTGCAGTAAACGAGCTTCCTGCTTACCTTTCTACCCATAAATTGAGCAAGCCGCTATTGGTTACCGACCCCAATGTGGCTCAACTTTCTTTCTTTAAAAAAATAGTAGAAAACCTTACGGCACAAGGTTTTAAGCCCGAGGTGTTTCACAACATTCACAAAAATCCTGTAAAAAGCGATGTGTATAACGGTACCGATGCTTTTGACCAAACCAACAGCGACTGTATTATTGGCGTGGGCGGAGGCGCAGCGCTGGATGTGGCGCGTGCCATTGTGTTGCGCGTAAACCACCGCGAAGAGCTTTTTAAATACGATGATTTAATTGGTGGCGATGTGTATGTAACCAACGATGTGCCACATTTTATTACCATACCAACCACTTCGGGCACAGGAAGCGAAGTGGGCAGAAGCGCCATTATTGCCGATGACGAAACCCACCAAAAGAAGATTCTTTTTTCGCCCAAACTCTTGGCTAAAGTAGTTTTTGCCGACCCTGAACTTACATACGAACTACCTCCTTTTATTACCGCTGCCACCGGTATGGATGCACTCACACACAACATGGAAGCATTCCTTGCCAAAAACTATCACCCCATTTGCGATGGAATAGCATTAGAAGGTATGAAACTTATTGCCGGAGCATTGGAGCAAGCGGTAAACAATCCTACTCCACAAAGCCGTGCCGATATGCTTTTAGGCTCCATGATGGGCGCTATTGCCTTCCAAAAAGGGCTGGGCGTGGTACACTCTTTGGCGCATCCGCTTTCGAGTTTGCTAGACACCCATCACGGCTTGGCAAATGCCGTAAATATTCCTTATGGTATGCAATTTAATATTGCAGGATTTGAAGACCGTTTTGCACGCATGGCACAAACCATTGGCTTGCAAGAACACACAGGCGAAGCTGTAGTAAACTACTTGTTTGAATTAAATACCAAAGTTGGCATACCGCATAAGCTGCGCGATATTGGTGTAAAGCAAGAACATATAGAAACATTGGCAGACCTTGCCTTTGCAGATTTTGCACACCCCAATAATCCTAAGCCTGTAAGCCGCGAAGATTTTAAAAGGTTATACGAAGAAGCATTGTAG
- a CDS encoding AMP nucleosidase yields the protein MKTKEEIVNNWLPRYTGMELADFGQYILLTNFNNYVKKFALWHDVKIIGEDRPMQCATADGITIINFGMGSPNAATIMDLLSAIAPKAVLFLGKCGGLKKKNEIGDLILPIAAIRGEGTGHDYFPSEVPALPAFALQKAISTTIREHEKDYWTGTVYTTNRRVWEWDEKFKDYLREIRAMAIDMETATVFITAFKNEIPAGALLLVSDQPMIPEGVKTDASDSSVTKNYVDEHLRIGIDSIKQLINNGATVKHLRF from the coding sequence ATGAAAACTAAAGAAGAAATAGTAAACAATTGGCTGCCACGCTATACCGGTATGGAATTGGCAGATTTTGGACAATATATCCTGCTCACCAATTTCAATAATTATGTAAAAAAGTTTGCACTCTGGCATGATGTAAAAATTATTGGCGAAGACCGCCCCATGCAATGTGCCACTGCCGATGGCATTACCATTATTAACTTTGGCATGGGCAGCCCCAATGCAGCCACTATCATGGATTTACTTTCTGCCATTGCACCCAAAGCCGTATTATTTTTAGGCAAATGTGGCGGACTAAAAAAGAAAAATGAAATTGGAGATTTAATACTTCCCATTGCAGCCATAAGAGGCGAAGGAACCGGGCACGATTATTTTCCCAGCGAAGTGCCTGCATTGCCTGCCTTTGCGTTGCAAAAGGCTATTTCAACCACCATTCGCGAACACGAAAAAGACTATTGGACCGGTACTGTTTACACTACCAACCGAAGGGTGTGGGAATGGGACGAAAAGTTTAAAGACTACCTGCGCGAAATTAGAGCAATGGCTATAGATATGGAAACTGCTACCGTCTTTATCACCGCCTTTAAAAACGAAATTCCGGCAGGTGCATTGCTGCTGGTAAGCGACCAACCCATGATTCCCGAAGGTGTAAAAACCGATGCCAGCGACAGCAGCGTTACCAAAAACTATGTAGATGAGCATTTGCGTATTGGCATAGATTCAATTAAGCAACTCATCAATAATGGTGCTACCGTAAAGCATTTAAGATTTTAA
- a CDS encoding ABC transporter permease, which translates to MNLHENIRLALRSIQSNMLRTVLTLLIISFGIMALIGILTATDGIKESMIQNFKQMGSNTFGIRNEGFIKRGGGPKEGGKREKAENPYISPQQAVQFAKTFKYPATISLSWMAQGSVTVKHESYKTNPNVRVWGVDENYLKVSGLNIGKGRNFTKAEVENGQLVAIVGKDVIAKVFRPGDNIIGEFISLGSNKVRIIGLQAAKGSSQGGTDNQILLPYPTARRFYPSENANFIVNVMTQSTEELDIAIDEAIGAMRNIRKLNVADENDFEIAKSERLANKILDQLKSVKYATIIIGILTLLSAGIGLMNIMLVSVNERTREIGISKAIGATKRIIRIQFLTEAIVICQIGGVIGIIVGVMLGNVVSLITQSGFVFPWVWVLSGIVFTFIVGLAAGLYPAIKASNLDPVEALRYE; encoded by the coding sequence TTGAATTTACACGAAAATATCCGCTTGGCGCTCCGCTCTATTCAAAGCAATATGCTTAGAACGGTGCTTACGCTGCTTATTATTTCGTTTGGAATAATGGCACTCATTGGCATACTCACTGCCACCGACGGCATAAAAGAAAGTATGATTCAAAATTTTAAACAAATGGGTAGCAATACTTTTGGAATTAGAAACGAAGGTTTTATTAAAAGAGGTGGCGGACCAAAAGAAGGAGGCAAAAGAGAAAAAGCAGAAAACCCATATATTTCTCCGCAGCAGGCCGTGCAGTTTGCCAAGACATTCAAATATCCTGCCACCATTTCGCTCTCATGGATGGCACAAGGCAGCGTAACCGTTAAGCACGAATCGTACAAAACCAATCCCAATGTGCGCGTGTGGGGTGTGGACGAAAATTATTTAAAAGTGAGCGGTTTAAACATTGGCAAAGGCAGAAATTTCACTAAAGCAGAAGTAGAAAACGGGCAATTAGTAGCCATTGTAGGAAAAGATGTAATTGCAAAAGTATTTAGACCCGGAGACAATATTATTGGTGAATTCATTAGCCTCGGCAGCAACAAAGTTCGCATTATTGGATTACAGGCAGCCAAAGGTTCCAGCCAGGGCGGCACCGATAACCAAATACTGCTTCCCTACCCCACCGCACGAAGATTCTATCCTTCAGAAAATGCCAATTTTATTGTAAACGTAATGACCCAAAGCACCGAAGAATTAGACATAGCCATAGACGAAGCCATTGGCGCCATGCGCAATATCCGAAAGCTAAACGTGGCCGATGAAAACGATTTTGAAATTGCCAAAAGCGAACGCCTTGCCAATAAAATATTAGACCAACTGAAATCTGTAAAATATGCCACCATTATTATTGGTATTCTAACCCTGCTGAGTGCAGGTATTGGACTGATGAATATTATGCTTGTAAGCGTAAATGAACGCACACGCGAAATTGGTATCAGCAAGGCCATTGGAGCAACCAAGCGCATTATTAGAATACAGTTTCTTACCGAAGCCATTGTTATTTGCCAAATTGGAGGCGTAATTGGCATTATAGTTGGCGTTATGCTGGGCAATGTGGTAAGTTTAATTACGCAAAGCGGCTTTGTGTTTCCATGGGTTTGGGTGTTATCCGGCATTGTGTTTACCTTTATTGTTGGACTTGCAGCCGGCCTGTATCCGGCAATTAAAGCTTCTAACTTAGATCCGGTAGAAGCGCTGCGATATGAATAA
- the recG gene encoding ATP-dependent DNA helicase RecG — translation MKSVFLSSAIEYLKGVGPQRGEILRKHLNIHTCGDLLDFFPFRYIDRSVINRIADITEHTQFIQLKGTISHAKIVGDKRAKRLVAKFTDASGSIDLVWFQSVDWILKTINPNVPYLIFGKPQLFKNTFNIPHPDIEPLQQQAPNEAGKGLQPVYSSTETLRKRYLDSKGIQKLTQQLVTQLSENDLPEFLPSPILHAQKLLSRFAAYKNIHYPTNESILFAAKQRLKFEELFLLQLKLQKQKSVRIASSKGFVFPSLGKFFNNFYTQHLPFKLTGAQERVLKEIRRDTLSGKQMNRLLQGDVGSGKTMVALITMLMALDNGFQACLLAPTEILASQHYEGIAALLKPLGIHVALLTGSTKTAARKAILANLKEGTFQIAIGTHALLEDTVQFNNLGMAIIDEQHRFGVAQRAKLWAKNIQPPHVLVMTATPIPRTLAMTVYGDLDVSVINELPPGRKPVKTVHRTENSRTAVFNFLKEEIAKGRQIYVVFPLIEENEEMDLKSLMEGFESVSRWFPLPEYAVSVVHGKMPPATKDYEMQRFVRGETDIMVATTVIEVGVNVPNASVMIIENAERFGLSQLHQLRGRVGRGAEQSFCILMTNEKISHTAQQRLKVMCHTNDGFVIAEEDLRLRGPGEIDGTRQSGDIALKIADLVQDTALLEAARQAATTIIETDPMLQQPENTALHTYLQTMNNQAIWSKIS, via the coding sequence ATGAAAAGTGTATTTCTTTCTTCAGCCATTGAATACCTAAAAGGTGTAGGTCCGCAACGCGGAGAAATACTGCGCAAGCATTTAAACATTCATACCTGTGGCGATTTATTAGATTTTTTTCCTTTTAGATACATAGACCGCTCTGTAATTAACCGTATTGCCGATATTACCGAGCACACTCAGTTTATTCAACTGAAAGGTACTATAAGCCATGCCAAAATTGTGGGCGACAAACGTGCCAAAAGATTGGTTGCCAAGTTTACCGATGCCAGCGGAAGCATAGATTTAGTATGGTTTCAAAGCGTAGATTGGATACTAAAAACCATTAACCCAAACGTGCCGTATTTAATTTTTGGCAAGCCGCAACTATTTAAAAACACTTTCAATATTCCGCATCCGGATATTGAACCATTGCAACAACAAGCGCCCAACGAAGCAGGAAAAGGACTACAACCCGTTTACTCTTCTACCGAAACCTTGCGCAAGCGCTACTTAGATTCTAAAGGAATTCAAAAACTAACGCAGCAATTAGTAACCCAACTTTCAGAAAACGATTTGCCGGAATTTTTACCGTCTCCTATACTGCATGCCCAAAAACTGCTTAGCCGCTTCGCAGCCTATAAAAACATACACTACCCAACCAACGAAAGCATACTCTTTGCCGCAAAGCAGCGTTTAAAATTCGAGGAGCTTTTTTTGCTTCAACTCAAATTGCAAAAGCAAAAATCGGTGCGGATTGCAAGCTCCAAAGGCTTTGTATTTCCCTCGCTCGGTAAGTTCTTCAATAATTTTTACACACAGCATTTGCCATTTAAACTTACGGGCGCACAAGAAAGAGTGCTTAAAGAAATAAGGCGCGATACTTTAAGCGGAAAACAAATGAACCGCCTGCTGCAAGGCGATGTTGGCAGCGGCAAAACCATGGTGGCACTTATTACCATGCTCATGGCGTTGGATAATGGTTTCCAAGCATGCCTGCTAGCACCCACCGAAATTTTGGCAAGCCAACATTACGAAGGCATTGCCGCCTTGCTAAAGCCACTTGGCATTCATGTGGCTTTACTTACAGGAAGTACCAAAACCGCTGCACGCAAAGCCATACTCGCCAATCTTAAAGAAGGAACTTTTCAAATAGCTATTGGCACACATGCACTGCTGGAAGATACCGTTCAATTCAACAACCTAGGCATGGCTATTATTGATGAGCAACACCGATTTGGTGTGGCACAACGTGCAAAGCTATGGGCAAAAAATATACAGCCGCCACATGTATTGGTAATGACGGCAACCCCCATTCCTCGCACACTCGCCATGACGGTTTATGGCGATTTAGATGTGAGTGTAATCAATGAATTGCCACCCGGCAGAAAACCCGTAAAAACCGTACACCGAACAGAAAATTCGCGCACAGCCGTATTCAATTTTTTAAAAGAAGAAATTGCCAAAGGCAGGCAGATTTATGTTGTGTTTCCACTTATTGAAGAAAACGAAGAAATGGATTTGAAAAGCCTGATGGAGGGATTTGAATCTGTTTCGCGTTGGTTCCCGCTACCCGAATATGCCGTGAGTGTGGTACACGGCAAAATGCCACCCGCCACTAAAGACTACGAAATGCAGCGTTTTGTACGTGGCGAAACCGATATTATGGTTGCCACCACCGTAATAGAGGTGGGCGTGAATGTGCCCAATGCATCGGTAATGATTATTGAAAATGCAGAGCGCTTTGGCTTATCGCAACTACACCAATTGCGTGGCAGAGTTGGCAGAGGAGCCGAACAATCTTTTTGCATTTTAATGACCAACGAAAAAATAAGCCATACCGCACAGCAGCGGCTAAAAGTAATGTGCCATACCAACGATGGATTTGTAATTGCAGAAGAAGATTTGCGCCTGCGCGGACCTGGCGAAATTGACGGTACCCGCCAAAGTGGCGATATTGCACTAAAAATTGCCGACCTGGTTCAAGACACTGCACTACTCGAAGCTGCACGCCAAGCAGCCACTACAATTATTGAAACAGACCCAATGCTCCAACAACCCGAAAACACTGCGCTTCATACATATTTGCAAACTATGAACAACCAAGCTATATGGTCGAAAATATCGTGA